From the Lathyrus oleraceus cultivar Zhongwan6 chromosome 4, CAAS_Psat_ZW6_1.0, whole genome shotgun sequence genome, one window contains:
- the LOC127138365 gene encoding uncharacterized protein LOC127138365 isoform X1, whose amino-acid sequence MPSSKHNTKSPNPNHPRNSESSNHLRRSFNGNPFSKPSSLMANPRSSFSHTPANSPIDIQRKSFEYEKENVKDQMLLKPGKIRSPSPAATSKSSKNFMSPTISASFKVAESPRRKILAERNETAHSSDHKIHVRKVTFADPLEQKRLDASIDGNENPFPSFESDDMSSENLSDSDAASLIPSDDLLFENMPVPMNSPLIPQNEIHTFENVSVEPLIPQNEIHTFDNVSVEPLIPQNEIYIESSFENVSREPDFVNLDPTFKLSPPAATPPVSYKHTVVDPLDADPSISAPYDPKTNYLSPRPQFLHYRPKPQIELEDRFIMSASFSDSEVTEDTQSEESLKESEDASSGETLKQEEDQISEPSPVRTLLPEETVEAKDLPKSRFSLWSKAVALILLLSIAFVSISVINSPGIDHAVFGEFYEAYKLSEISEFARANFDQFSQFSIANYDSLARNLHIWFTKSLYSITELFSDVRGSHNLAQLQYFNLTLLNDYTVVNQYPICGYSENEIGTTNLHAQEQPVASEIAVDENFGDISAEHYEVYEEQLHHDIEMATGFGNALDALESEEVHKGQPATIFESEDQALQLSEIEYLDAKLAQEVGVEGVPDSEEALVEAFKSQSVTLVEPEQALQLVEAAKDENQTPSDAELVHLVDIDDTPESEEAFKPVTLVELEQALQMEENQTPRDVDGDSEYKPNSNSEAAEIHNKEVYGEDSVDTRLAQESDAKLNGKESVADLKHSPVSDSEAAEIHTDDKEVGESASTDAAAIRRNEQLLEASHIPQNMVLYLLLCAGTIIIAGATFNWSRKVKNISRKPNIESEINQITPDKPSGRNAPAEMDDVGESSPSEMVGESCPSEFSSFEKSSSYRVSQLNEATTSIDKKRRNNYRRESLVSSNSMDSPSYGSLTVFEKIPKGRGDDEIVTPVRRSSRIRSLATSPV is encoded by the exons ATGCCTTCTTCCAAACATAACACCAAATCACCGAACCCTAATCATCCGAGAAATTCAGAATCCAGTAATCACTTGAGAAGAAGTTTCAACGGAAATCCATTCTCCAAACCTTCTTCCCTCATGGCAAACCCTAGATCCAGTTTCTCCCACACCCCTGCCAATAGTCCCATAG ATATTCAAAGAAAAAGCTTTGAATATGAAAAGGAGAACGTGAAAGATCAGATGTTGTTGAAACCTGGAAAGATTCGATCGCCGTCACCAGCTGCTACGTCGAAATCGTCCAAGAATTTCATGTCTCCGACGATCTCTGCTTCGTTCAAGGTGGCAGAGTCTCCTAGAAGGAAAATCCTCGCTGAGAGGAACGAGACTGCTCATTCATCTGACCACAAAATTCATGTTCGTAAGGTAACTTTTGCTGATCCTTTAGAACAGAAAAGGCTTGATGCTTCAATTGATGGAAATGAAAACCCTTTCCCTAGTTTTGAGTCTGATGATATGAGTAGTGAGAATTTGTCTGATTCTGATGCTGCTTCTTTGATTCCGAGTGATGATTTGTTGTTTGAAAATATGCCTGTGCCTATGAACAGTCCTTTGATTCCACAGAATGAGATTCACACTTTTGAAAATGTTTCTGTAGAGCCTTTGATTCCACAGAATGAGATTCACACTTTTGATAATGTTTCTGTAGAGCCTTTGATTCCACAGAATGAGATTTACATTGAATCCTCATTTGAAAATGTTTCCAGAGAGCCTGATTTTGTAAACCTTGACCCTACTTTTAAGCTTAGCCCACCGGCTGCCACTCCTCCGGTTTCATACAAACATACTGTAGTAGATCCTCTTGATGCAGATCCATCAATCTCCGCACCTTATGATCCTAAAACGAACTACCTCTCCCCTAGGCCACAATTCCTTCATTACAGACCAAAACCACAAATAGAATTAGAAGACAGATTCATCATGTCTGCAAGCTTTTCAGATTCAGAAGTTACGGAGGATACTCAGTCTGAGGAATCACTGAAGGAATCTGAGGATGCTTCTTCTGGTGAAACTTTGAAGCAAGAAGAGGATCAAATTTCAGAACCAAGTCCTGTTAGGACTCTGTTGCCAGAGGAAACTGTTGAAGCAAAGGACTTGCCGAAGTCGCGTTTCTCCTTGTGGTCAAAGGCTGTTGCTCTAATTTTGCTGCTGTCAATTGCTTTTGTATCAATCTCAGTCATAAATTCTCCAGGGATTGATCATGCTGTGTTTGGAGAATTTTATGAGGCTTATAAATTGTCTGAAATTTCAGAGTTTGCAAGGGCTAACTTTGACCAATTCTCCCAGTTTTCAATAGCAAATTATGACAGTTTAGCTCGAAATTTGCATATTTGGTTTACTAAGTCACTGTATTCCATAACTGAGTTGTTTTCAGATGTCAGAGGATCACACAATTTGGCCCAGTTGCAGTATTTTAACTTGACTTTGCTGAATGACTATACTGTAGTTAATCAGTATCCTATCTGTGGATACAGTGAAAATGAAATAGGTACCACTAATCTTCATGCTCAAGAACAACCTGTTGCCTCAGAGATTGCTGTGGATGAGAATTTTGGTGACATTTCAGCAGAGCATTATGAAGTATATGAAGAACAACTTCACCATGATATAGAAATGGCCACTGGATTTGGAAATGCTTTGGATGCTCTTGAATCTGAGGAGGTGCACAAGGGCCAACCAGCCACTATTTTTGAATCAGAAGATCAGGCTTTGCAACTGTCTGAAATTGAATATTTAGATGCAAAGTTGGCACAAGAAGTTGGCGTTGAAGGTGTTCCTGATTCTGAGGAAGCACTGGTGGAAGCATTCAAGAGCCAATCTGTCACTTTGGTGGAACCAGAGCAGGCTTTGCAGCTGGTAGAAGCAGCAAAAGATGAAAACCAAACACCAAGCGATGCAGAGTTGGTTCATTTAGTTGATATTGATGATACTCCAGAATCCGAGGAAGCATTCAAACCTGTCACTTTGGTAGAACTAGAGCAGGCTTTGCAAATGGAAGAAAACCAAACACCAAGAGATGTTGATGGTGATAGTGAATATAAGCCAAATTCGAATTCCGAGGCTGCTGAAATCCATAATAAAGAAGTGTATGGAGAAGACAGTGTAGATACAAGGCTAGCACAAGAAAGTGATGCTAAATTAAATGGCAAAGAAAGTGTTGCAGATCTCAAGCATTCACCAGTTTCAGATTCAGAAGCTGCTGAAATTCACACGGATGACAAAGAAGTGGGAGAATCAGCAAGTACAGATGCTGCAGCAATTAGAAGGAATGAACAGCTATTAGAAGCTAGTCACATTCCTCAAAACATGGTGCTATACCTGCTGCTATGTGCAGGTACAATTATCATTGCAGGTGCAACTTTTAACTGGTCAAGGAAAGTTAAAAACATCAGCAGAAAACCTAATATTGAATCTGAGATCAATCAGATTACCCCGGATAAACCATCTGGAAGGAATGCACCAGCAGAAATGGACGATGTTGGAGAATCAAGCCCTTCCGAAATGGTTGGAGAATCATGCCCTTCAGAATTTAGCAGCTTTGAGAAGAGTTCATCCTACAGAGTTAGTCAATTAAATGAAGCTACCACAAGCATTGATAAAAAGCGCAGGAATAATTACAGGAGAGAGTCTTTGGTTTCTTCTAACTCCATGGATTCACCATCCTATGGAAGCCTAACAGTGTTTGAGAAAATTCCAAAG GGACGCGGTGATGACGAGATAGTTACTCCGGTTAGGCGTTCGAGTAGGATCAGGAGCCTTGCCACTTCTCCTGTGTAA
- the LOC127138365 gene encoding uncharacterized protein LOC127138365 isoform X2 encodes MPSSKHNTKSPNPNHPRNSESSNHLRRSFNGNPFSKPSSLMANPRSSFSHTPANSPIDIQRKSFEYEKENVKDQMLLKPGKIRSPSPAATSKSSKNFMSPTISASFKVAESPRRKILAERNETAHSSDHKIHVRKVTFADPLEQKRLDASIDGNENPFPSFESDDMSSENLSDSDAASLIPSDDLLFENMPVPMNKPLIPQNEIHTFDNVSVEPLIPQNEIYIESSFENVSREPDFVNLDPTFKLSPPAATPPVSYKHTVVDPLDADPSISAPYDPKTNYLSPRPQFLHYRPKPQIELEDRFIMSASFSDSEVTEDTQSEESLKESEDASSGETLKQEEDQISEPSPVRTLLPEETVEAKDLPKSRFSLWSKAVALILLLSIAFVSISVINSPGIDHAVFGEFYEAYKLSEISEFARANFDQFSQFSIANYDSLARNLHIWFTKSLYSITELFSDVRGSHNLAQLQYFNLTLLNDYTVVNQYPICGYSENEIGTTNLHAQEQPVASEIAVDENFGDISAEHYEVYEEQLHHDIEMATGFGNALDALESEEVHKGQPATIFESEDQALQLSEIEYLDAKLAQEVGVEGVPDSEEALVEAFKSQSVTLVEPEQALQLVEAAKDENQTPSDAELVHLVDIDDTPESEEAFKPVTLVELEQALQMEENQTPRDVDGDSEYKPNSNSEAAEIHNKEVYGEDSVDTRLAQESDAKLNGKESVADLKHSPVSDSEAAEIHTDDKEVGESASTDAAAIRRNEQLLEASHIPQNMVLYLLLCAGTIIIAGATFNWSRKVKNISRKPNIESEINQITPDKPSGRNAPAEMDDVGESSPSEMVGESCPSEFSSFEKSSSYRVSQLNEATTSIDKKRRNNYRRESLVSSNSMDSPSYGSLTVFEKIPKGRGDDEIVTPVRRSSRIRSLATSPV; translated from the exons ATGCCTTCTTCCAAACATAACACCAAATCACCGAACCCTAATCATCCGAGAAATTCAGAATCCAGTAATCACTTGAGAAGAAGTTTCAACGGAAATCCATTCTCCAAACCTTCTTCCCTCATGGCAAACCCTAGATCCAGTTTCTCCCACACCCCTGCCAATAGTCCCATAG ATATTCAAAGAAAAAGCTTTGAATATGAAAAGGAGAACGTGAAAGATCAGATGTTGTTGAAACCTGGAAAGATTCGATCGCCGTCACCAGCTGCTACGTCGAAATCGTCCAAGAATTTCATGTCTCCGACGATCTCTGCTTCGTTCAAGGTGGCAGAGTCTCCTAGAAGGAAAATCCTCGCTGAGAGGAACGAGACTGCTCATTCATCTGACCACAAAATTCATGTTCGTAAGGTAACTTTTGCTGATCCTTTAGAACAGAAAAGGCTTGATGCTTCAATTGATGGAAATGAAAACCCTTTCCCTAGTTTTGAGTCTGATGATATGAGTAGTGAGAATTTGTCTGATTCTGATGCTGCTTCTTTGATTCCGAGTGATGATTTGTTGTTTGAAAATATGCCTGTGCCTATGAACA AGCCTTTGATTCCACAGAATGAGATTCACACTTTTGATAATGTTTCTGTAGAGCCTTTGATTCCACAGAATGAGATTTACATTGAATCCTCATTTGAAAATGTTTCCAGAGAGCCTGATTTTGTAAACCTTGACCCTACTTTTAAGCTTAGCCCACCGGCTGCCACTCCTCCGGTTTCATACAAACATACTGTAGTAGATCCTCTTGATGCAGATCCATCAATCTCCGCACCTTATGATCCTAAAACGAACTACCTCTCCCCTAGGCCACAATTCCTTCATTACAGACCAAAACCACAAATAGAATTAGAAGACAGATTCATCATGTCTGCAAGCTTTTCAGATTCAGAAGTTACGGAGGATACTCAGTCTGAGGAATCACTGAAGGAATCTGAGGATGCTTCTTCTGGTGAAACTTTGAAGCAAGAAGAGGATCAAATTTCAGAACCAAGTCCTGTTAGGACTCTGTTGCCAGAGGAAACTGTTGAAGCAAAGGACTTGCCGAAGTCGCGTTTCTCCTTGTGGTCAAAGGCTGTTGCTCTAATTTTGCTGCTGTCAATTGCTTTTGTATCAATCTCAGTCATAAATTCTCCAGGGATTGATCATGCTGTGTTTGGAGAATTTTATGAGGCTTATAAATTGTCTGAAATTTCAGAGTTTGCAAGGGCTAACTTTGACCAATTCTCCCAGTTTTCAATAGCAAATTATGACAGTTTAGCTCGAAATTTGCATATTTGGTTTACTAAGTCACTGTATTCCATAACTGAGTTGTTTTCAGATGTCAGAGGATCACACAATTTGGCCCAGTTGCAGTATTTTAACTTGACTTTGCTGAATGACTATACTGTAGTTAATCAGTATCCTATCTGTGGATACAGTGAAAATGAAATAGGTACCACTAATCTTCATGCTCAAGAACAACCTGTTGCCTCAGAGATTGCTGTGGATGAGAATTTTGGTGACATTTCAGCAGAGCATTATGAAGTATATGAAGAACAACTTCACCATGATATAGAAATGGCCACTGGATTTGGAAATGCTTTGGATGCTCTTGAATCTGAGGAGGTGCACAAGGGCCAACCAGCCACTATTTTTGAATCAGAAGATCAGGCTTTGCAACTGTCTGAAATTGAATATTTAGATGCAAAGTTGGCACAAGAAGTTGGCGTTGAAGGTGTTCCTGATTCTGAGGAAGCACTGGTGGAAGCATTCAAGAGCCAATCTGTCACTTTGGTGGAACCAGAGCAGGCTTTGCAGCTGGTAGAAGCAGCAAAAGATGAAAACCAAACACCAAGCGATGCAGAGTTGGTTCATTTAGTTGATATTGATGATACTCCAGAATCCGAGGAAGCATTCAAACCTGTCACTTTGGTAGAACTAGAGCAGGCTTTGCAAATGGAAGAAAACCAAACACCAAGAGATGTTGATGGTGATAGTGAATATAAGCCAAATTCGAATTCCGAGGCTGCTGAAATCCATAATAAAGAAGTGTATGGAGAAGACAGTGTAGATACAAGGCTAGCACAAGAAAGTGATGCTAAATTAAATGGCAAAGAAAGTGTTGCAGATCTCAAGCATTCACCAGTTTCAGATTCAGAAGCTGCTGAAATTCACACGGATGACAAAGAAGTGGGAGAATCAGCAAGTACAGATGCTGCAGCAATTAGAAGGAATGAACAGCTATTAGAAGCTAGTCACATTCCTCAAAACATGGTGCTATACCTGCTGCTATGTGCAGGTACAATTATCATTGCAGGTGCAACTTTTAACTGGTCAAGGAAAGTTAAAAACATCAGCAGAAAACCTAATATTGAATCTGAGATCAATCAGATTACCCCGGATAAACCATCTGGAAGGAATGCACCAGCAGAAATGGACGATGTTGGAGAATCAAGCCCTTCCGAAATGGTTGGAGAATCATGCCCTTCAGAATTTAGCAGCTTTGAGAAGAGTTCATCCTACAGAGTTAGTCAATTAAATGAAGCTACCACAAGCATTGATAAAAAGCGCAGGAATAATTACAGGAGAGAGTCTTTGGTTTCTTCTAACTCCATGGATTCACCATCCTATGGAAGCCTAACAGTGTTTGAGAAAATTCCAAAG GGACGCGGTGATGACGAGATAGTTACTCCGGTTAGGCGTTCGAGTAGGATCAGGAGCCTTGCCACTTCTCCTGTGTAA